In Nocardia sputorum, a single genomic region encodes these proteins:
- a CDS encoding DUF4389 domain-containing protein: MELEKPVVPSDPIRVRGDLDPALSRWLWLVKWLLAIPHYIVLLFLHIAYAVLTVVAFFAILITGKYPRGLFDFNVGVMRWGWRVTFYALSVLGTDKYPPFSLRANADYPADLEIDYPETLHRGLVLVKWWLLAIPHYLIVGAVVSGGVAFAGGDGDDWGGASISLLGVLLLVALVALLVTARYPQGLYDFVMGVNRWIIRVQAYAGLMRDEYPPFRLDQGARESD, from the coding sequence ATGGAACTCGAGAAGCCCGTCGTCCCGTCCGACCCCATTCGCGTGCGCGGCGATCTGGATCCCGCGCTGTCGCGGTGGTTGTGGCTGGTGAAGTGGCTATTGGCGATACCGCACTACATCGTGCTGCTCTTCCTGCACATCGCCTACGCGGTGCTCACGGTCGTCGCCTTCTTCGCGATCCTGATCACCGGCAAGTACCCGCGGGGGCTGTTCGACTTCAATGTCGGCGTCATGCGCTGGGGATGGCGGGTGACCTTCTACGCCTTGTCGGTACTCGGCACCGACAAGTACCCGCCGTTCAGTCTGCGGGCGAACGCCGACTACCCGGCCGACTTGGAGATCGACTACCCGGAGACGTTGCATCGCGGCCTGGTACTGGTGAAGTGGTGGCTGCTGGCCATTCCGCACTACCTCATCGTCGGCGCGGTGGTGAGCGGCGGCGTCGCGTTCGCGGGCGGCGACGGTGACGACTGGGGCGGCGCCTCCATTTCGCTGCTCGGCGTCCTCCTGCTCGTCGCGCTGGTCGCGTTGCTGGTCACGGCGCGTTACCCGCAGGGCCTCTACGACTTCGTGATGGGCGTCAATCGCTGGATCATCCGCGTGCAGGCCTACGCCGGTTTGATGCGGGACGAGTACCCGCCTTTCCGGCTCGACCAGGGCGCTCGCGAGTCCGACTGA